The DNA segment CTGAATGCTCCAACAACTTTTATTGAAAAAAATGAACAAGAACCATTCGACCCGGAGGCGTTTGATATGGATGATGTAAAAGTATACGCACTCTCAACCTGTATTCATTGCAAAAATGCGAAAAAATACCTCGACGAATGTGGAGTCAAATACGATTGTGTTCATGTTGATAAATTAAAGGGTGATGAAAGAAAAGAAATTGTGAGAGAACTCAAAAGTCATAATCCGGCAGTTTCATTCCCGACAATTGTTATCAAAGATACCGTTGTTGTTGGTTATCACAAAGACAAAATCGACAAAGCACTACAGGAGTCAGAGTAATCATGAACGCTGAAACTCTTTATGAAAACTTGAGACGAATTCAGGAACCCAAAGGATATTAT comes from the Pseudodesulfovibrio piezophilus C1TLV30 genome and includes:
- a CDS encoding glutaredoxin family protein, which produces MLKFIKNFFEGILDEEPLNAPTTFIEKNEQEPFDPEAFDMDDVKVYALSTCIHCKNAKKYLDECGVKYDCVHVDKLKGDERKEIVRELKSHNPAVSFPTIVIKDTVVVGYHKDKIDKALQESE